GCTTTAGGGCCCTATGTAGCATCTCCCGCTCGTTGGCGTAGGAGAGGCGGCTCAAGGCCACGTGTACCGGAACCCACTCTGCCCCCTCCACTTCGGCCAGCTGTGGCTTGGGTTCTCCAGCCTGATAGCGCATCAAAAAGTAGTGCACTTCCTTGGTGACGGCCACCGGGGTGGCCTCGTCGCGCACGGTAAAGTGGTAGCGAATCCGCCCTAGAGGGGCCAGGATGCGAGCCTCCACACTGGTCTCCTCGCGTACCTCGCGTACCGCGGTCTCGCTGTAGCGCTCCCCCGGCTCCACCTGGCCCTTGGGCAGGCTCCACACTGCGCCCTGGCGTAGGGTCACCAGTAGCACTTCCAGCCCCCGGCGGCCCACGCGCAGCACCACCCCCCCTGCTGAAACTACCCGACGGCGACTTATTCTAGAGCCTGACTGTGGCTTATGCGGTGAACCCATCGTTCTTTCCTGTACGCACCCCTGGTTGGGGTCTCGTCTGCCGCGAGGGCAGTTCCTCGTTTCAGTATGCCCAAACCTGGGCTT
The genomic region above belongs to Meiothermus sp. Pnk-1 and contains:
- a CDS encoding NUDIX hydrolase; amino-acid sequence: MGSPHKPQSGSRISRRRVVSAGGVVLRVGRRGLEVLLVTLRQGAVWSLPKGQVEPGERYSETAVREVREETSVEARILAPLGRIRYHFTVRDEATPVAVTKEVHYFLMRYQAGEPKPQLAEVEGAEWVPVHVALSRLSYANEREMLHRALKRWEKPSRSLEATQA